TAAAATTATCATTCCTTTTAATTTGTCAAAGGTGCCCACTCCATACATACAACTGACGTAGTTAGAACTTAGAAATAACAAACAAATTTAAAAGATGTAATTGTTGGTAATTAAAGAAAAAAATAACTCACTAAATAGGAGAAAAAAGTGAATGGAAAATGGGGGGCACCATTAGGCCTGAACGGATTGGGTATCCGGGCAATTTTAAAGTATCCGGATCCGGATCCTTATTCGGCGGATCCATAATTTTACTATCCTTATCCCGATCCGGGGTTTTCGGATATTCGGGTGTCGGATATCCTTCTAAAAAATGTAATATCCGAATCCGGATTTGAATTCTTAAAATAAATAAAAATAATATTAATATATATAAAGTATGAACAATAATTTAAAAATAAAAATATATATAATGTTTTAAATTATTTCTATGTATAATATTAAAAAATTTACATAAAATTTATATATACTATTATAAAAATGAAAATATATTAAATAAAATTAATTTTTATATATAGATATTACTATTTTTGAAATATTTATTAATAAAACTTACGGATCCGGATATTCAGACTAAAAAATTAAGATATCCGGATCCGGTTTTGACGGATCCAACATTTTACTATCTGGATTCAGATTCGGTCCCTCCGGATCGAATTTCGGAACGAATCCGGATTTCGGATAAAAGTTCCAGGCCTAGGGACCATAACCATTGAGTAAATAACTCTCTTTCTCTTCTGTTTTCTTCAGTTTTTCTCTCGAGATGTCCAACCTCTTCACTCTCCATCTACCTATTGTATAGCAACGTAATAAACACACATTTTCAAAACTTATGATCGTTTATTGTCTTATATTTCTAGTAACTCTGTGTACATCAATAAGCAATATAACGAGCACTCATAACTATGCCAAAAGTATTTTCAAATTTATGATATGAAAAATTGAGTACATAATCTTTATTAGTTAACTCTTTCACATGCGGACTATATATTAATTACATCAACAGATGAAGTATCAATGCTCTGGAATATTTAGTTATTTGTCTATATAATGATAGACTGTCGAAAATGTGGCATCTATCTACTTGTCATGTTCCAAAGAAAAGAAAAAATCTACTTGTCTATATTGTGTGTATATATATAAACGTGTTTGTATAATTTTGATAAAGTTGTCAAACTCCAGTGGTTGAAACTAAATTGTATACGTCTCGAATTGGCCGGCATTCATCATGCGTACCGACGGTACCATATAGATTTTAATATCTCTTTCAACGACTGTGATTAATGATGATTGGGTGTTCTATTTAGCAATAACCACGTAACCTCACTTAGTTACGTTTTTTGGTGTTGCTAGCTTTAGCTTATTAGTCATATATGACAACCATCATCATATACTCTCCAACTTTGAAAATCACTATACTTTATATCAAATATTTATATGTAAGAAGTCTTCAAGTATGTATCGTGTAGATGCGTGTGACCCATTTAAGATATTATTTCGTTGATCCTTCGCATAATTAAACTATTACTTATTATCATCTATTCGAAGTATCGAAGAGCTATTAAAATCCAATATTTGTTCACGAAACCACAAACTTTTGGAGTCGGTGAAGTAGACATGACTTAGTGGATTCTTGGTTTGTCCGATTTCCTCCTTTTTACCATGTGATGTCCTAAGATAAAATGATCATCATCACACTTTCTTTTTGTAACTCCTTTGTTTTGTTTCTTAAGGATCCGCTTCTATTTTTCCTATAAGTATTTTTTAATATCATCTTTATTTCAGATTACTTTTATACTTTATACATATACTTCATTAATTAGTATATATATATTTCTGCTTAAATATCACATATATTTAGATCCTATATATCAAAAAATGCTAAAACTGTTTTCACCTAAAGCAAAGATAAATTAGGGTTTAGTGATGTCTAGTAAATGTACTTGTGTTTAAAAAGGTACATATGAATCAATAAGGTACACGAGGCGTGCATTAGGTATACCTTTTGTTAATTGTCGATAACAGCATGCCCATGCAAATATACATAGGGACCATATATACAGTTACACACAACACGGTATGTTAACTCAAAATACCATATCTTTAAAATCGAAAAATGTTAAGATATCCAATTTAAAGGCGAATTTAAGCACACACTATAAGTCTTGGTTCTGATGATTTACATAAACATTATGTACGAAAATCCGTCGTGAAGTGATGGTAGTTTTACGTCTTTGATATTTTACAGCTAGTGATGGATTTGTTCCAAAATAAAGATAGTAAGTGATGCTAGTTTAACCAGTCAGGATATCATTATTGGCCCAAATTCACTTTTACTAGCTAGTGACTGCAATGGCGGCTGCAAAACATGGTGGATCACAATTTTGGGGTAAAAGGAAAGCCCTATATGTCCTATCTATCTAATTATATCAACACATTTATATACTGGATAAAAATGTTACTTAAACTAATTTACCAACGTTTGATAAATTTATACATATACTTATGCATTATTCATTTCATAACGATTATTATTTATATTATAACCCCTAATGTTTTCGTTAATTAATTTTATCTTAAAGTATTAGTTAGATGTTTTAGCAAGCTACTATTATATATAACTTAACGTAATATATGTCTGATTAATTTGGTATCTATATTTTCTTTGAAAGTTTGATATTAACGTTTACTTGTTTCATTGTATGTTTTCTCATCTGTATATAGATTACAGATATAATCTATGATATCAAAAAGATGAAACTGAATTTGACTGCTTAATCAACGCATTTACTTTATTTTCCCTCCGAGGATAGCGAAGTGTGCCCACGTTGCACTACTACAACCATTGCTTTTTAACAAAAATATACTTTAGTCGCAATTCTTCTAAATTTGGAGGCTTATGATATTGATAGGGTTCTCATATTCACTTCCAAAGCATCTTCCTCTCTCTTATTTGTTTACTTTCTTATTTTCATTTATTCATACTTTAATAAAGGAAAATCGAATCGCATACTTTCTTCTCTATATTTATCTTCTTCTTCTTCTTCATCATCAATCTTCTTATTACTTACTTTATAGAACAACAAAACCCTAGATTTGCTGTTCAGCTCAGGGCCGTACAAACTGAAGAGTTCAGGTAAGAAAACGTATCTCATGTTTTTAGGTCTATACAAAATCATAGTTAAACCCCAATTTTCTTCTTTTTAATTTTATTTTTATGATTTCTATTTTGTGGTTTTCACTACATTGTCAACCACACTCGTTTTATAAAAGATTCAGAAACCCTAAAGGATATTAAGAGATTTAGAATTTTAAACTAAATTGTTTGAAAAATTATCCTTTTGCCTTAAATTTTCAGCTAGTGGATTTACATTTTTTGGGGTTTTGGTAGTAAGACTAAAGATACAGATCCTCGACAGTAGCATCATGGATACCGGCCCTTGGAAAGATACAAACGACGACGTTTCAGGTCAGACTAGGACAAGACGTGAAGGAGAGTCGGAAGAAGCCGTAGCCACTACGAAGCGGCCAGCTACGATTTCTTCTTCTTCGTCGTGGATGAAGTCAAAGGATCCAAGGATTGTTAGGGTTTCACGAGCCTTTGGAGGCAAAGACCGTCACAGCAAAGTGTGTACGTTGCGTGGTCTACGTGACAGACGCGTGAGATTATCAGTCCCCACGGCTATCCAGCTCTATGATCTTCAAGAACGCCTTGGCCTTGACCAGCCTAGCAAAGCCGTTGACTGGCTGCTCAATGTAGCTAAAGAGGAGATCGATGAGCTTCCTCCCTTGCCCGTCTCGCCGGAAACTTTCACTCTTTTCAACCATCATCAGTCTTTCTTGAATCTTGGTCAACGGCCGGGTCAAGATCCGACCCAACTCGGATTTAAAATCAATGGATGTGTAGAAGAGTCTACTACTACTAGCCGCGAAGAAAACAACAATGAGAGAGGTGAAAAAGATGTCTCTTTTGAAAACAATCATCATATTGGGTCTTATGGAACCTATCACAACATGGAACATCATCATCAACAACATTCGAGTTTTCAGGCAGATTATCATCAACATCAACTACATAGTCTTGTCCCATTTCCATCACAGTTCTTGGTATGTCCAATGACGACATTATCAACAACAACAACTACTACACAATCTTTGTTTCCCTCATCCTCATCAGCTGGTTCGTGGACTATGGAGACAACAGATCCAAGGCGAATGGTAAGCCATTTTCAAATGCCACTAATGGGTAGTTCTTCTTCTTCAGCATCCCAAAACATTTCGACTTTATACTCATTGTTACATGGTAGTAGTAGCAACAATGGTAGTAGTAACCGAATGTCATCGGTCCAACTCAACCAGACTAGTAGAGGAAGTGATAATCCTATGTGAAATTAGATTATGTAAACAATTAAATGTTTGATGTGTTTGCAAGAGAGGGGACACAAAACAAAAGTAATAAGGTAGTTAGTTTTGCACTAGGCCTGGGACTTTTTAACCGGAACCGAATACCGAACCGGATCCGACCCGAAATAGACCGGTTCGGATCGGTTTCAGATAAGGCATATTTAACCGATGGGTAATGTTTATGAATATCCACGGGTACCGGATCGGTTCGGGTTTTTATCCGGATCCGATCGGGTACCCGTTTAAACCGAAATAATGTTTAAAAAACATGGATTTGCGCCTCATGGGTTTCGAACCTGGGTGGGAAAGTTGAAACTACATCAACTTTTACCACTGCACCACTTCTATTTCATTGTAATTACTTTCAAGCTATACATATATATCCGATTTGGATTAAACTTTTTTTAAAAAAAATTAAAAATAAAAATAGAAAATATAAAATAAATAAAAATATTAGTTTCGGTTTAATAATTTAATATCCGGAACCGACACTGAACCGACCGGAAACCGATCCGAAACCGAACCGAACTGTTCCAAGTACTCATTGGATACAATTTGTAAATAACCGAATATCCGGACCCGAACGGATCTTACCCGGAATCGATCCGAATACCCAAAATCCCAGGCCTATTTTGCACTGTGATTTCCTGATATATTTCTATACAAGTTAGACGCTAAATCGTGGATTTATGAATTACTATATTAGCATTCATGTGTTCTGAATTTTCTCATCTATGTATACATAGCCTCTTCATAGGATTTACCAACACTAAATACTCATATATGATACATGGTTTAGTTTATTTAGGTCTTCTTGTACGTAGATTAATTGAGTGACTATAAAAAATGTATAAACATTGAAAAAGAGAAGCTAAACAAATTCAAAATCATCAAGAGATAACATGACAATGTGAAATGATTGCAATCTATTAGCTATACGAGGTTAACTGAGGAATTAAATATGAGATTATGCTTCTATTTGATGTGCAGTGTAGAACTCAAGTGGTGGATGTAGCTAGATTTGATGATAATTTGTAACCATTAGTCTAGATTTAAATCCATAAATCCAATTACCCAAATAATACACTTAACATTATTGTATATAATGTCATCTGAGTCTGACAAATATTTGACTCAAATATCAAATAGAAATTCATTGTGAATGGGTTTGAGCTCACAGCTCCTATTAGCTAGCATAGTAGGTCGCATTTAAACTTAAGGTGTTATTAGTTAGTACCCCATCTCCATTTAAATTATTAAGATCACTGTCGGCTAATGCTATCGTCGTTAATGTATGTTAAACTCAAACAAATGTATCACATTGACCAATGCAAATGTTACTATACAGTACACATAAATGATACAGGCAGCATATATAAAAATGGGGAAAATTATAAATAGACGAAGGAGGAAGAGAAAATAGTTAATTAGGAATACTAGAGACAAAAAGTTTGTAAATAATAATAGTGTGTACGATCTTCTTTGATTGATTAGAGTAAAAAGGCTACCGATCCAATGCTCTGTCACTCTGTCATAGTGTCATATATCATGATACTTTCTGCGAAAAGCTTCCATGTCGATCTCTAGCTATTATGCATCATATATATATATTGTTTATTTCAAAGTTTGCCATATATTAACAGCCCTTTCTAAAAAAAAAAAAAGTTTGCCATATATTTTGATGTACACTCTTCACTGTCGGTACACTAGTCTATTTTTGTTGTTGTCTGCGATTTATATCGAAACTCATTAATATTTTTTGTTAAAACTATAACGATGACAACTCATTAGACAAGCTGTGTTCATCGCAACTGCACAATTTATAAAAAAAATGTATGTTTCATGATTAACTTTTTATTATAAGATTGTCCGATGAAAAAATAAACTGAAAATATACTAAATTAATGAAACTGAATTGTATTTTCGATTGCAAATCTCTAAAAACGAGTGTAGGTCTTATTTATATATGCAGTATATTAGTGGTTGTTATTAGAAAGTGACATTTATTAAAAGAATTTGGCAAGAATATGCTGTTGGTCATACACTGAATTCTGATCTTATGGCACCAACTGATACACCCTAAATCGGGAAGAATCACTTTAGTTGGGTGTTGGATATGATCCGAGAAGGCAAACGATACTTCTGAAACTGAGATGAATTGAAAGGATCGTCAAGAGATACGGAATGACTCTTGATATACCCACGATCTAAGGCTAACCACTCAAGAATGAATGAATGTGTTGGCTAACCACCAAACAACACACAACGATGAATTGGCTGACCACCAAATCAACAAGCCGGTTCACACCAATGAAGTAGTTAAAGAACTCTCTCTCTCTCACTCAGAGAAGAAACGAAAATAAACTCAAAACATAAGACTGATTTTATTCATAGAATGAGACTACATATTTATAGTGTTTGTAGTCAAAGACTAATAAAGAAAATACACGGAAAATCATGCATAGAAAATACAAATTTGACCAGATCTGAATTAATGAGTCAAAGACTCAGTCTTCCATGCAGATTGGTCAAAGATGACCCTTCAGATAATGTTCAGGTTCATCCGAACCAGATGGATGCACGGGGTAAAGATAAGGACGCTTGCGGGACTGTCCAGATGGTTCGCCGGATGAGAATGCATTTCCGTCTTCGGTTTCTTCACGATCCAAGCTAAGTCTGGCTCGACTGTGGGTCTTAGAATGTCGAGTTGGTCGGGGAAGACGAGCTCTGGTACGGTCAGTTCGGTCGACAGGTTGTGGTTCCATCCGAAGCTCCAATCGGAACGCACGCGGGATGACTCGGTCAGTCTGATCGGTACGGTCGGATGAACGAACCTCAGTCAAATTGTTCAGAACGTCCTGATCTCCATGCTGGTCGGCTCCAATGGACTGATCCACGAACCGGGGCACATCATTCCCTCTCTCTTCAAAAAGATTTGTCCTCAAATCAGAAACATTAAAAGGAAAAGGATTATAAACAAAAGAACCATAATCAACACAATGCTCACCTTGAGTTTGGTCCATTTTGAATGGAAGATGATTCTTCTTGGTTGGCTTGATGACCACGAATTTGTTCTTCATCTAGCCCCTCCATTGGCTCATATGTGAAGTCATCGAAAATTGGCAATGTGTCTTTCTTTTCTGGCTCGATTTCAACGTTTTCATTCTCCAAAGTCACCAACGGTCTTTGTTTTTGACACTTGTTAGCATAATGACCGATCCTATGGCATTTGAAGCACCTGGTAGAATGAGCTTTGCTTGTGGGTTTCACAGCTTTGCTTTTATCAGAAGACAACACATTAGTTTTCAAATCAAAATTTGAAAGAGAAGAAAAATTACTTTGCTATTTTGGTGCAGGAGAAGTGTTAGTGTTTCCCTTCTTTTTGAGTTGCCGGATAGCATGAATTGCCTTATGCAACATCTTCTCCAAGCTGACATAAGTCTGAAGGTCATTCTGATCAAACACATCACGGTTGCTTCTCTTGGCTTTGGTGAAGGGACGATCGCCACTTTTGACCCACTTCTCATCATCATCGAACCTGTTTTGTCTCTTCCTTTGGTTTCTTTGTTTCTGCACAAAATCAAACACATTAGAAGCAAAATGTTTCTTATTTCCAAAAATCATTTGCTCTTTTTCTAACACGGTTTTAAAAGGAAAGTAAACGTCTTGTTGTGGTTTTGATTTCTTGAGAAGTCCAAACATCCTGGAAACACTTAACAAAGGAGTTAGCAAATAAAAATCCTCACACTCTCAAAGTGTTTAGCTCACGATTTTTAGGTGATCACTCAGAGTTCTTTCCACTGGTTCAAAGGATGATAAGCAATCAAAATTCAGTAGTCAAAACCGAAAACAAAATTTTGTGGGAAAAAGAAAAGATAAAGAAAGATGAAGAGATTTTTGATATGGATCCGCCCTAACTATCCTAAGGCTGAGTTTCTCTTCAGCCAACAGAGTTTTTCTTCCACCACTCCCCATCGATTTCTCTTCAGGAGTGATTCAAGCCAAAACTTTTTTTTTTATAATAGGCAATCACATGTGAGGAAAGGAACAACCCGGATCCAAGAAATAAGAAAATAAAAATGTGGAGAGATGAGAAGATGAAAGATGAAAGAAAACAAACGAGCCAAAGTGGCTCTGATACCACTTGATACGTCCTAAATCAGGAATGATCACTTTAGCTGGGTGTTGGATTTGATCCGAGAGGCAAACGACACTTCTAGAACTGAGATGGATTGAAAGAATCGTCAAGAGATGCGGAATGACTCTTGATATACCCATGATCTAAGGCTAACCACCCAAGAATGAATGAATGTGTTGGCTAACCACCAAACAACACACAAAGATGAATTGACTGACCCCCAAACCAACAAGCCGATTCACACCAATGAACTAGCTAAAGAACTCTCTCTCTCACTCAGAGAAGAAACGAAAATAAACTCAAAAACATAAACTAATATTATTCATAGAATGAGACTACATATTTATAGTGTTTGTTGTCAAAGACTAATAAAGAAAATACACGGAAAATAATGCATAGAAAATACAAATTTGATCAGATCTGAATTAATGAGTCAAAGACTCAGTCTTCCATGCAGATTGGTCAAAGATGGCCCTTCAGATAATGTCCAGGTTCATCCGAACCAGATGGATGCTCAGGGTAAAGATAAGGACGCTTGTGGGACTGTTTGGATGGTCTGCCGGATGAGAATGCATGTCCGTCTTCGGTTTCTTCACGTTCCAAGCTAAGTCTGGCTCGACCGTGGGTCTTAGAATGTCGAGTTAGTCGGGGAAGACAAGCTCTGGTACGGTCAGTTCGGTCGTCTAGTCGTGGTTCCAGACGAAACTCCAATCGGGACGCACGCGGGACGGCTCGGTCAGTTTGATCGGTACAGTCGGATGAACGAACCTCGGTCAAATTGTTCAGAACGTCCTGATCTCCATGCTGGTCGTCTCCAATGGACTGATCCACGAACCGGTGCACATCATCAACGACTCTGGTTTTACTTGTCGAGTTTTCACTTTAGGCAATTTTAATGGTTTACGAATAGCTTTGTAATTTTGTCTTTTTAGTGGTAGAATTAGGTGGTTAAAAAGACGTTACATTCCGAGTTTTGGGATGTACTCGTTTTCGCAGTGGTGAAAAATACAGTAATGTACTTTAAGTTGTGTTGGATCCGTGTGATAAATCATCTAGTGAGTGTTCCACGTTGTTGCTAAGAGGCATTGTTATATATGTGATAAAAATGACATGGTCGAAAATTTTGTACCGATAAATCGGTTATTGTTGTGAACAATAGGGGAAATCGTGTGTGTCTTATTACTCAATCAAAGTGTTCCCTTATATAGGGGTTACAAGAATCAGATAAAAGGAAAGTGTACAAATCATTATCCTAAAGGAAAAAGGAAAACCTCTTAAAGATAAACATGAAGAGATAAATGGAAACTATCCTAAGACTAAAGTCGGCCACTCTCTCTCTCCCTTTGGACCGCCGATCCTCTCTCTCTCCATGGGCCACGGTTTGGCCATTTGGTTACTAGCAATCCACATTGTTCATAACACTCCCCCTTGGATGCTAGAACCATATGGGCTCGTATCATGCANNNNNNNNNNNNNNNNNNNNNNNNNNNNNNNNNNNNNNNNNNNNNNNNNNNNNNNNNNNNNGTAGACAGGAAAAAGAGTACAACGCATGACACTCCCCCTGATTAAGGCATCACTGAAGATCCTTCAGCCGGCGCATACCTATCTGATGAACCAGCTTCCTGAATGTTGAGGTTGGTAGAGACTTGGTGAAAAGGTCGGCTGAGTTGTCGCTGGATCGGACTTGAACTACTTGAACCTCCTTTGCCGTCTGCAAGTCGTGGGTGAAAAAGAACTTGGGCATGATGTGTTTTGTCCTGTCTCCTTTGATGTATCCTTCCTTGAGCTGAGCAACGCACGCCGAATTGTCCTCGTAGATGATCATTGGCTCCTCCTTCTCTTGTCCCACGGCCAGACCACTTTCTCTTAAGACGTGGCTGGTCATATTCCTCAACCAGACAAGCTCACGGCTTGCCTCATACATGGCTATGATCTCGGCGTGATTAGATGATGTAGCAACTAAGGATTGCTTTGTTGAACGCCAGCATATTGCGGCTCCACTATGTGTAAATACATATCCTGTTTGAGATCTAGCCTGGTGTGGGTCAGATAAGTACCCAGCATTTGCATATCCGACCATGCTCTCTCCTGGCTGGTTGGTGTAGAACAAACCGAGATCCTTTGTTCCTTGCAGATACCTGAACAGATGTTTCACTCCGTTCCAATGCCTTAAGGTCGGACATGAACCAAATCTAGATAGTAAGCTCACGGCAAAGCTTATGTCCGGTCTAGTATGACTAGCTAAGACTAGCTAAGTACATTAAGGCCCCAATGGCACTTAAGTAAGGCACTTCCGATCCGAGTGCTTCCTCGTCCGGTTTCTTAGGTCCGAATGGATCCTTTTCTAGGTCTAAGGACCTCACGACCATAGGACACGGCAAGGGGTGTGCTTGGTCCATATTAAATTGCTTGAGTATCTTTTCTGTATAAGTTTCTTGATGCACAAGGATGCCATTTGCTTTATACTCAAACTGTAATCCCAAACAGAACTTAGTTTTCCCTAAGTCTTTCATTTCGAATTCTTTCTTTAGGCATTCGACAGTTTTGGAAATCTCTCCAGAGGTTCCTATTATGTTCAGGTCGTCCACATAAACAGACATTATAACATAGCCCTTGCTGTCGAATTTCTTTATGAATATACATGGACTTATTGGATCGTTCTTATAACCCTCTTTGGTTAGGTACTCGGATAGCCGGTTATACCACATTCGACCTGACTGTTTTAAGCCATCTAAGGCTTTATTCAGCTTAATGCAATGTTGTTCTCGAGAACCTTTCTTATCTTTGAGCTCAATACCCTCTGGAACTCTCATATGTATTTCATTATCCAGTACAGGTATGCTGTAACTACATCCATTAGGCGCAAATCAATGCTCTCTCTCACGGCCAGACTGATTAAATATCTCAATGTAGTCGCATCCACCACAGGGGAATAAGTTTCCTCAAAGTCTATTCCTGGTCTTTGCGAGAATCCTTGTGCTACAAGCCGTGCTTTGTATCTCACTACTTCTCCTTTCTCGTTTCTCTTCTTTACAAAGACCCATTTGTATCCCACTGGTTTGACATCTCTTGGTGTCAAGATTATAGGGCCAAAAACGCCTCTCTTCCTCAATGATTCTAACTCCACGTTTATAGCTTGTTTCCATTTGATCCAATCTGATCTTAGCATGCATTCTTGTATGGACGTGGGTTCTAGATCCTCATCTTTATCCATGATCTCAAGTGCTACCTTGTATGCAAATAAATCATCAACGTTGATATCTTTTCTGTTCCATTGTTTTCCAGACATTACATGGTCTATAGAGATCTCTTGGTTGTCCGGCTCTTGTGTCCCGTGAAGTCCAGCGTCCCGGACCTCACTTGGAGGAACGGCCGGATCATCGGGTGTGGTCGGTACACTCGGCTCAACCGTCATGGTTGGCT
The DNA window shown above is from Brassica oleracea var. oleracea cultivar TO1000 chromosome C3, BOL, whole genome shotgun sequence and carries:
- the LOC106329402 gene encoding transcription factor TCP13-like — protein: MDTGPWKDTNDDVSGQTRTRREGESEEAVATTKRPATISSSSSWMKSKDPRIVRVSRAFGGKDRHSKVCTLRGLRDRRVRLSVPTAIQLYDLQERLGLDQPSKAVDWLLNVAKEEIDELPPLPVSPETFTLFNHHQSFLNLGQRPGQDPTQLGFKINGCVEESTTTSREENNNERGEKDVSFENNHHIGSYGTYHNMEHHHQQHSSFQADYHQHQLHSLVPFPSQFLVCPMTTLSTTTTTTQSLFPSSSSAGSWTMETTDPRRMVSHFQMPLMGSSSSSASQNISTLYSLLHGSSSNNGSSNRMSSVQLNQTSRGSDNPM